A window of the Lactobacillus amylovorus DSM 20531 genome harbors these coding sequences:
- the dhaM gene encoding dihydroxyacetone kinase phosphoryl donor subunit DhaM: MSLGITLVSHVSDIANGLPKLLKQVAKDVPITTAGGTDDGRIGTSMQKIIKAFDDNSADEILAFYDLGSAKMNLEMAIEMSDKKIHIYDTAFIEGAYTAASLIQAGVNLNDIEKQLKPLTIKN; this comes from the coding sequence ATGAGTTTAGGTATTACCTTAGTATCACATGTTTCTGATATTGCAAACGGATTACCTAAGTTATTAAAGCAGGTAGCTAAAGATGTTCCCATTACTACCGCCGGTGGTACCGATGATGGACGAATCGGTACTAGTATGCAAAAGATTATTAAAGCTTTTGATGATAATTCTGCCGATGAAATTTTAGCATTTTATGATTTAGGTAGTGCAAAGATGAATCTTGAAATGGCTATAGAAATGTCTGATAAAAAAATACATATTTATGATACTGCTTTCATTGAGGGTGCTTATACTGCGGCTTCATTAATTCAAGCTGGCGTAAATTTAAATGATATTGAAAAACAACTCAAACCCCTCACAATTAAGAATTAA
- the dhaL gene encoding dihydroxyacetone kinase subunit DhaL, which produces MTLTVDTLTTWMSKFAEKVETNKQFLSDLDTPIGDGDHGFNMDRGMKAVEEKLATKPADVTSGFKIIAMALISTVGGASGPLYGTAFLEMAKKSTTTNDIGELLDAALAGIEMRGGAKPGDKTMVDVWNALVPDVKNGILTENRITEAVAATKDMIARKGRASYLGERSKGHVDPGSQSSGYLFEALLETEGLL; this is translated from the coding sequence ATGACATTAACCGTTGATACCTTAACGACTTGGATGAGTAAATTTGCTGAAAAAGTTGAAACCAATAAACAGTTTTTAAGTGATCTGGATACACCAATTGGTGATGGCGATCATGGCTTTAACATGGATCGTGGAATGAAAGCTGTTGAAGAAAAATTAGCAACTAAACCTGCTGATGTTACTAGTGGTTTTAAGATAATTGCTATGGCTTTGATTTCAACTGTTGGTGGTGCTTCAGGTCCACTTTATGGTACAGCCTTTTTAGAAATGGCGAAAAAGAGTACTACTACTAATGACATTGGTGAGTTACTTGATGCAGCATTGGCTGGTATTGAGATGCGTGGTGGAGCTAAACCTGGTGACAAAACTATGGTAGATGTTTGGAATGCTTTGGTTCCAGATGTTAAAAATGGTATCTTGACTGAAAATAGAATTACTGAAGCTGTTGCTGCAACGAAAGATATGATTGCGAGAAAAGGTCGTGCTTCATACTTAGGTGAGCGGTCAAAAGGACATGTCGATCCTGGTTCACAATCAAGTGGTTACTTATTTGAAGCTTTACTTGAAACGGAGGGCTTACTATGA
- a CDS encoding IS3 family transposase: MSKFNKEQKIEIYRKWEDEKISISQLSKTYKTNVANLDYMLRLIDMYRINVLDRPYQVYSKEFKEQAIEQAVFSTKSYVQVSLELGLKSIGTLSIWLREYKENGYNVIIKQKGRYGYRRVALQLIKEGWNITEKTVRYWMHKLGLKGIRRNKRKYSSYKGTIGKIAPNLIRRDFSAPMPNMKWYTDITEFHLNDEKLYLSPILDGCGGDIVSYTISKHPDMELVMTMLDKALAKETALNNCIFHTDQGCQYQSPRYQRALKLHGITQSMSRKGNSMDDGLMENFFGLLKTEMFYDQEYKYHSLQELAQAIEEYIEYYNEERIKSRLKGLTPKEYRNQASINPVF, encoded by the coding sequence ATGTCTAAATTTAATAAAGAACAGAAAATAGAAATTTATCGTAAATGGGAAGATGAAAAGATTTCAATAAGTCAGTTGTCTAAAACATATAAAACGAATGTAGCTAATTTGGATTACATGCTTAGATTAATTGATATGTATAGAATCAATGTTTTAGATAGGCCTTATCAGGTTTATTCTAAGGAATTTAAAGAACAAGCAATTGAGCAAGCTGTTTTCAGTACCAAGTCATATGTACAAGTATCACTAGAACTGGGGCTTAAGAGTATTGGCACACTCAGTATTTGGCTTAGAGAATATAAGGAAAACGGGTATAATGTCATTATCAAACAGAAAGGACGCTATGGCTATCGTCGAGTGGCACTCCAGTTAATAAAAGAAGGCTGGAATATTACTGAGAAAACAGTCCGTTACTGGATGCATAAATTGGGTCTTAAGGGTATCAGACGCAACAAGCGTAAATATTCAAGCTACAAGGGAACTATTGGCAAGATAGCCCCTAATTTAATTCGTCGTGATTTCTCTGCACCAATGCCCAACATGAAATGGTACACTGACATTACTGAATTTCATCTCAATGATGAAAAGCTTTATCTATCACCTATTTTGGATGGTTGTGGAGGCGATATAGTCTCTTACACTATTTCCAAACATCCAGACATGGAGTTAGTAATGACAATGCTTGATAAGGCTTTGGCCAAGGAAACGGCTCTTAATAATTGCATCTTTCATACTGATCAGGGCTGTCAATACCAAAGTCCAAGATATCAGCGTGCTTTAAAGCTTCATGGTATTACTCAAAGCATGTCTAGAAAAGGTAATTCCATGGATGATGGGCTAATGGAAAACTTCTTTGGCTTGCTCAAAACAGAGATGTTCTATGATCAAGAATACAAGTACCATAGTCTTCAAGAATTAGCTCAAGCAATCGAAGAATATATCGAATACTATAACGAAGAAAGGATAAAGAGCAGATTAAAAGGCTTAACTCCGAAAGAATATCGGAATCAAGCCTCTATTAATCCTGTATTTTAA
- the pulA gene encoding type I pullulanase, giving the protein MYKNKNRYRGSKCVFVCASAILSLWLGATWTNNVKAAEVDANQAANNTEQTQQNTNPATANNQDKTKDVDNQATLTANEQNNAQPAANAEGSNSASATPQSDTKTVKNTTKVVVHYQGDGTKWVPYVWGKNPNSTGVQYNWDGQDNYGYYANITADNDEQEVGVLIKGTDSWDKDGTGADRSLTVDDNGKAEVWYKEGSDDSQDVTPSYNSAKIKVHYHGNTDATSLNYWTDTDQSKKTVSLSKEDDDDEIGDFDLTGQTFSKIYVSPIGSDTETREFTPLPGDGTTDIYLVNKDTTAYYTPSFALAPESLASASMESTNIVDIKTAKKMTADEAKAILQMNDNKVVDISAVDADQDGKSKEFKITTAKALDILTNNQIGIYNNFRSIDIGKYVRSDEFDAQYYYGGDDLGATYTQAQTQIKLWAPTAKKVVLNLYSPSDNDSAATKTFVMTRGDKGVWSVSLPGDYKNWAYDYSLTFGDGSETKSNDPYSKAVTINGDRSVIEDYDAIKPDDFNRMPSFSSPTDAIIYETSIRDFTSDPNSGIKDKGKYLGMIESGVTPDGQVTGLDYLKSLGITHVQIMPMFDFASIDETKNDGTYNWGYDPKNYNVPEGSYSSNAADPTARIVEMKEMINGLHKAGIRVIMDVVYNHVYSPNDQALQKTVPGYYFEYDDDNNMVADSGCGNDTASERRMMRKYILDSVKYWAENYNIDGFRFDIMSLLDTTTMNDIRDELNQIDPGMLLYGEGWDMRTAKREIGAGQYNADKIPSIGFFSDDIRNSVKSDEPNYAPGLVIGDGKEEKYEADAKKFIASYLGGKDLAIPGVTWQIHPYQSPSQTINYVACHDNRTLYDLLKWALPKESEANIIKRDKLATSMIMLAEGVPFVYGGQEALRTKDGNNNSYNAPIEVNEINWERVKDNQDLVNYFKELVNVRKSQPALRLNNYDEIAKTVKTVNAGEGGIFTFAYKEDGKTLYVVFNVNDSNAELNDVDLSKADKLLDSDGNVVLGKTTTLMPLSTLIAVVPDETPVTPENPSDTGNTGSITNTGSADSSQIQGNGDTDKLLPALDIVLPHNAYIYQNDGITTLKENGKNIVLKLGKTIHAMNNGQIFTFNGKKFYQIGENEYVKVNNTLKRKVLIHNAFVYTKSGKAIKKGHKHIVLKKKSTILALDNDKIVTIKGKKFYRIGNNKYVKVANVKKD; this is encoded by the coding sequence ATGTATAAAAATAAAAACCGTTACAGAGGAAGTAAATGCGTATTTGTTTGTGCATCAGCCATTTTGAGCCTTTGGCTTGGTGCAACTTGGACTAACAATGTTAAAGCCGCTGAAGTTGACGCAAATCAAGCAGCAAATAACACCGAACAAACACAGCAAAATACAAATCCTGCAACGGCTAATAACCAAGATAAAACAAAAGATGTAGATAATCAAGCTACACTTACTGCAAATGAGCAAAATAATGCGCAACCAGCAGCAAATGCAGAAGGTAGTAATTCGGCTTCTGCAACACCTCAATCTGATACAAAAACGGTAAAGAACACAACTAAAGTTGTTGTTCACTATCAAGGTGATGGTACTAAATGGGTACCTTATGTATGGGGCAAGAATCCAAACAGTACTGGTGTTCAATATAATTGGGACGGCCAGGATAATTATGGTTATTATGCCAACATTACAGCCGATAATGATGAACAAGAAGTAGGGGTTTTGATTAAAGGTACAGACTCCTGGGATAAAGATGGTACAGGTGCCGACCGTTCATTGACTGTTGACGATAATGGTAAGGCTGAAGTTTGGTACAAAGAAGGTTCTGATGATAGTCAGGATGTAACTCCAAGCTATAATTCAGCTAAAATAAAAGTTCATTATCATGGTAATACTGATGCAACAAGTCTTAATTACTGGACTGATACTGATCAAAGTAAAAAGACAGTGTCATTATCGAAGGAAGACGATGATGATGAAATTGGTGACTTTGATTTGACGGGCCAAACATTTAGCAAGATTTATGTTTCACCAATTGGTAGTGACACTGAGACTAGAGAATTTACTCCACTTCCAGGCGATGGAACTACTGATATTTATTTAGTAAATAAAGATACAACGGCTTACTACACACCAAGCTTTGCTTTAGCACCAGAAAGCTTAGCTTCAGCTTCAATGGAATCAACCAATATAGTAGATATAAAGACTGCTAAAAAGATGACCGCAGATGAAGCTAAAGCTATCTTACAAATGAATGATAATAAAGTTGTTGATATATCCGCAGTTGACGCTGATCAGGATGGCAAGAGTAAAGAATTTAAGATTACCACAGCTAAAGCTCTTGATATTTTAACTAATAATCAAATTGGAATTTACAACAACTTCAGGTCTATCGATATTGGCAAATACGTCAGATCTGATGAATTCGATGCCCAATATTACTATGGCGGCGATGATTTAGGTGCAACTTACACTCAAGCACAAACCCAAATTAAACTTTGGGCACCAACAGCTAAGAAAGTTGTTTTGAACTTATATAGCCCATCAGATAATGACTCAGCTGCAACTAAGACATTTGTCATGACTCGTGGTGATAAGGGCGTTTGGTCAGTATCTCTTCCAGGTGATTACAAGAATTGGGCATATGATTACAGCTTAACCTTCGGTGATGGTAGCGAGACTAAAAGTAATGATCCATACTCAAAGGCAGTAACCATCAATGGTGATCGTTCAGTTATTGAAGATTATGATGCAATTAAACCAGATGACTTTAATAGAATGCCTTCATTCTCAAGCCCAACTGATGCAATTATCTATGAAACCAGCATTCGTGACTTTACGAGTGATCCAAACTCAGGTATTAAAGATAAAGGTAAATATTTAGGCATGATTGAATCAGGCGTAACTCCTGATGGCCAGGTCACTGGTTTGGATTACTTGAAGTCATTAGGCATTACTCATGTTCAAATTATGCCAATGTTTGACTTCGCAAGTATTGATGAAACTAAGAATGATGGAACTTATAATTGGGGTTATGATCCTAAGAACTATAATGTTCCAGAAGGAAGCTATTCAAGCAATGCAGCTGATCCAACCGCAAGAATCGTGGAAATGAAAGAAATGATCAACGGTTTGCACAAGGCTGGTATTAGAGTAATCATGGATGTTGTTTACAACCATGTATACTCACCAAACGACCAGGCCTTGCAAAAGACAGTTCCAGGTTATTACTTCGAATACGATGATGATAACAATATGGTAGCTGATAGTGGTTGTGGTAATGATACTGCCAGTGAACGTCGGATGATGAGAAAGTATATCCTGGATTCAGTTAAATACTGGGCTGAAAACTACAACATTGATGGCTTCCGCTTTGATATTATGTCATTGCTTGATACTACTACCATGAATGATATTCGGGATGAATTAAATCAGATTGATCCTGGTATGCTTCTTTATGGTGAAGGCTGGGATATGCGAACCGCCAAGCGTGAGATCGGTGCTGGTCAATACAACGCAGATAAAATCCCTTCAATTGGCTTCTTCAGTGATGATATTAGAAACTCAGTAAAATCTGATGAACCAAATTACGCTCCAGGTTTGGTTATCGGTGATGGGAAAGAAGAAAAGTATGAAGCTGATGCTAAGAAGTTTATTGCCAGCTACTTGGGCGGTAAGGACTTAGCAATTCCTGGTGTTACTTGGCAGATTCACCCATACCAATCACCAAGTCAAACTATCAACTATGTTGCTTGTCACGATAACCGTACTTTGTATGACTTGTTGAAGTGGGCTTTACCTAAGGAATCTGAAGCTAATATTATTAAGCGTGATAAATTAGCAACGTCAATGATCATGTTAGCAGAAGGTGTGCCATTTGTTTATGGCGGCCAAGAAGCTTTAAGAACTAAAGATGGTAACAATAATAGTTACAATGCTCCAATTGAAGTCAACGAAATTAATTGGGAACGTGTCAAAGACAATCAAGATCTTGTTAACTACTTCAAAGAATTAGTTAATGTACGTAAGAGCCAACCTGCCTTAAGATTGAACAATTATGATGAAATCGCTAAGACAGTAAAGACAGTCAATGCTGGTGAAGGTGGTATCTTTACTTTCGCTTACAAAGAAGATGGCAAGACACTTTATGTAGTATTTAATGTTAACGATAGTAATGCTGAATTGAATGATGTTGATTTGTCTAAAGCTGATAAGTTGCTAGACAGCGATGGAAATGTTGTCTTAGGCAAGACTACAACATTGATGCCACTTAGCACGTTGATTGCTGTAGTTCCAGATGAAACTCCAGTAACCCCAGAAAACCCTAGTGATACTGGTAATACTGGCTCCATCACTAATACTGGTTCAGCTGATTCATCACAAATTCAAGGCAATGGTGATACTGATAAGCTTTTACCAGCTCTTGATATTGTTTTGCCTCATAATGCTTATATCTATCAAAATGATGGAATTACTACTCTTAAAGAAAATGGTAAGAACATTGTCCTTAAATTGGGTAAAACTATTCATGCTATGAACAATGGTCAAATCTTTACCTTCAACGGTAAGAAATTCTACCAAATTGGAGAAAATGAATACGTCAAAGTTAATAATACTTTGAAACGCAAAGTTTTGATCCATAACGCTTTTGTTTACACAAAGAGCGGTAAGGCCATTAAGAAAGGTCACAAGCATATTGTTCTGAAGAAGAAGAGCACAATCTTAGCACTGGATAATGATAAGATTGTTACTATCAAAGGTAAAAAGTTCTATCGCATTGGTAACAATAAATATGTCAAAGTTGCTAATGTTAAAAAGGATTAA
- a CDS encoding DEAD/DEAH box helicase, protein MDVFSHYAPFIQDYIYEHGWQNLRPIQVAAAEEIFNTDHNVLLSASTASGKTEAAFFPILSEIYNEPEDSVKVLYIAPLKALINDQYDRLTDLCTDVDVPVWRWHGDVAQTQKRKLLKHPSGILQITPESLESFMINKHMDIPHLFGGLKYIVVDELHSFLRSDRGGQTFCLIERLSKLANVNPRRIGLSATIGNLEDASKFLGAGSNRKTVAPRVQNEPQIWHLSMEHFYKTDPQASSKDFDPSQIEPKTDKAPELADPGIGYIFEHTRGKKCLVFTNSREECEAVCQELRAYCAYNHEPDRFMIHHGNLSPALRETAEAAMKDDDVYMTTCATATLELGIDIGQLESAFQIDAPFTVSGFLQRMGRTGRRGNPPEMHFVMREEHPESRAMLPELIPWPLLQGIALVQLYAEEKWVEPPEPNRLPYSLLYHQTMSTLAAGGEMTPAELASRVLTLSYFHNVSQEDYRVLLKHLLKTGHIEWTENGGLIVGLAGEKVVNNFKFYAVFQENEEFSVHAGSEELGTIVKPPPVGDKIAIAGRVWIVEDVDIKRHQVYCHEVKGRIPAYFGDVPGDIQPKILQRMKKVFAEKTMYPYLMRNGKVRLTQARDTAALAGLPKKNLIKLGGNMWCLFPWTGTYAFLALERLIKIKCGKQLNIRGFNSSRPYFMYFAMDADEQEFWHIIGEEATKDFEPLELVYPNEVPGIDKYDQYLPKELLRKEFANSVLDIKEMKRCVKQMVKENLV, encoded by the coding sequence ATGGACGTTTTTTCACATTATGCGCCATTTATTCAAGATTATATTTATGAACATGGCTGGCAAAATTTAAGACCAATCCAGGTTGCGGCTGCCGAAGAAATTTTTAACACTGATCATAATGTGCTCTTGTCAGCTTCGACGGCATCAGGGAAAACCGAAGCGGCCTTTTTCCCGATTTTGTCAGAGATTTACAATGAGCCGGAAGATTCGGTTAAAGTTCTCTATATTGCTCCGCTTAAAGCGTTGATCAATGACCAATATGATCGTTTAACTGACTTATGCACAGATGTGGATGTTCCAGTTTGGCGCTGGCACGGGGATGTGGCTCAAACACAAAAGCGTAAGCTACTCAAACATCCTTCGGGTATTTTACAAATCACGCCCGAATCGCTTGAAAGCTTCATGATCAACAAGCACATGGATATTCCGCATCTTTTTGGCGGCTTGAAATATATTGTCGTTGATGAATTGCACTCATTTCTTAGAAGCGACCGCGGTGGACAAACTTTTTGTTTAATTGAGCGTTTGTCTAAACTAGCTAACGTTAATCCACGTAGAATCGGGCTTTCTGCGACTATCGGCAATCTGGAAGATGCCAGCAAATTTTTAGGTGCCGGTTCAAATAGAAAAACTGTGGCTCCAAGGGTGCAGAATGAACCGCAAATTTGGCATCTTTCCATGGAACATTTTTATAAAACCGATCCACAAGCCAGTTCAAAGGATTTTGATCCCAGTCAAATTGAACCGAAAACTGATAAGGCACCAGAATTGGCTGATCCCGGAATTGGCTATATTTTTGAACACACGCGTGGCAAAAAGTGTCTGGTTTTCACCAACAGTCGTGAAGAATGTGAGGCTGTGTGTCAGGAACTTAGAGCCTACTGCGCCTATAATCATGAACCGGATCGCTTCATGATTCACCACGGTAATCTTTCACCAGCCTTGCGTGAAACTGCAGAAGCCGCAATGAAAGATGACGATGTTTATATGACAACTTGTGCGACGGCCACGCTAGAACTCGGAATCGATATTGGTCAGCTGGAATCTGCCTTTCAAATCGATGCGCCGTTTACTGTGTCAGGCTTTTTGCAGAGAATGGGACGGACAGGACGCCGCGGCAATCCGCCAGAAATGCACTTTGTGATGCGCGAAGAGCACCCTGAATCAAGGGCAATGCTGCCAGAATTGATTCCATGGCCATTGCTGCAAGGAATTGCCTTGGTACAGCTTTATGCCGAAGAAAAATGGGTTGAACCGCCTGAACCTAACCGTTTGCCATATAGTTTGCTTTACCACCAAACGATGAGTACGCTGGCTGCAGGTGGTGAAATGACACCGGCAGAACTGGCCTCTAGGGTATTAACTCTGTCATATTTCCACAACGTGAGCCAAGAAGACTATCGCGTTTTGCTTAAGCATTTGCTTAAAACGGGACACATCGAATGGACCGAGAATGGTGGCTTGATTGTGGGCCTTGCCGGCGAAAAAGTTGTGAATAACTTTAAGTTTTACGCGGTTTTCCAAGAAAATGAGGAATTCAGCGTCCATGCTGGCAGCGAAGAATTAGGTACCATCGTTAAGCCGCCTCCTGTAGGGGACAAGATTGCGATTGCCGGTCGCGTATGGATTGTCGAAGACGTTGATATCAAGCGCCACCAGGTATATTGTCACGAAGTAAAAGGCAGAATTCCTGCCTACTTTGGGGATGTACCGGGCGATATCCAACCGAAGATTTTGCAAAGAATGAAGAAGGTATTCGCTGAAAAAACGATGTACCCGTATTTGATGCGAAACGGCAAGGTACGTTTAACGCAGGCCCGCGATACAGCAGCGCTTGCTGGTTTGCCTAAGAAAAACTTGATTAAATTAGGTGGCAACATGTGGTGTCTATTTCCGTGGACTGGTACTTATGCATTTTTGGCATTGGAACGCTTAATTAAGATCAAATGTGGTAAGCAGTTGAATATTCGAGGATTTAACTCATCCAGACCATATTTTATGTATTTTGCCATGGATGCGGATGAACAAGAATTTTGGCACATTATCGGTGAAGAAGCAACAAAAGATTTTGAACCGCTAGAATTAGTTTACCCAAATGAAGTGCCGGGAATTGATAAGTATGATCAGTACTTGCCAAAAGAATTACTTAGAAAGGAGTTTGCTAATAGCGTTTTGGATATTAAAGAAATGAAGCGTTGCGTTAAGCAAATGGTTAAAGAGAATTTGGTATAG
- the dhaK gene encoding dihydroxyacetone kinase subunit DhaK gives MKKIINDPHDVVPEMVNGMTRAYPQYIEKIEGTEAVVRSDKDSMKGKVGIVSGGGSGHEPTHAGYVGEGMLSAAVCGQVFTSPTPDQIYAAIKAVNQGQGVFLVVKNYSGDVMNFDMAKDLASMDNIPVKSIVVDDDIAVENSLYTQGRRGVAGTIFMHKILGAVAQQGASLDEIDALAHKVLPNIKTIAVALSAATNPEVGKPGFVLKDDEIEYGVGIHSEPGYRREKIKPSKELVEELVGKLNNEMHLDGNKKYACLVNGMGATPLMEQYIFANDVLNKLQEFNIKPSFMKIGNYMTSIDMAGISLTLFEIKDAKWLDYLNYPVKTIAW, from the coding sequence ATGAAGAAAATAATCAACGATCCTCATGATGTTGTTCCAGAAATGGTTAACGGAATGACGAGAGCCTATCCACAATACATTGAGAAAATTGAAGGAACTGAAGCTGTTGTTCGCAGTGATAAGGATTCTATGAAAGGTAAAGTTGGAATTGTTAGTGGTGGTGGTTCAGGCCATGAACCAACACATGCTGGTTATGTTGGTGAAGGGATGCTTAGTGCTGCTGTTTGTGGACAAGTTTTTACTTCACCTACACCAGATCAGATTTATGCTGCTATTAAAGCAGTAAATCAAGGTCAAGGAGTCTTCTTAGTAGTTAAGAATTACTCCGGTGATGTTATGAACTTTGATATGGCTAAGGATTTAGCAAGTATGGACAATATACCTGTTAAATCAATTGTTGTTGATGATGATATCGCAGTAGAAAACAGTTTATATACGCAAGGTCGTCGTGGTGTTGCTGGTACTATTTTTATGCATAAGATTCTTGGCGCTGTTGCTCAACAAGGAGCATCTCTTGATGAAATTGATGCTTTAGCTCATAAAGTTTTGCCAAATATTAAGACTATTGCCGTAGCTTTATCTGCAGCTACTAATCCAGAAGTGGGCAAGCCAGGTTTTGTCCTCAAAGATGATGAAATTGAATATGGGGTTGGAATTCACAGCGAACCGGGTTATCGTCGTGAAAAAATTAAGCCTTCAAAGGAATTAGTTGAAGAGCTGGTTGGTAAACTTAATAATGAAATGCATCTTGATGGTAATAAGAAGTATGCCTGCTTAGTAAATGGTATGGGTGCCACCCCATTAATGGAGCAATATATTTTTGCAAATGATGTACTAAACAAATTGCAAGAATTTAATATTAAACCAAGTTTTATGAAGATCGGTAATTACATGACCTCAATTGATATGGCTGGCATTTCTCTTACTTTATTTGAAATAAAAGATGCTAAATGGCTTGATTACTTAAATTATCCAGTTAAGACAATTGCTTGGTAA
- a CDS encoding NADPH-dependent oxidoreductase — MIHNETIDTQLNHRSIRKFKDQTLTKEQLETLYSVFGQTPTSMFMQNASLLHVTDPEEKKRIQKLCNQKYVGAEGDLFIFIVDLYRNQQIRKQLGKDDGRVHTTDIFFQAMEDTLLAFQNVANAVESMGLGYVPLGTVNDHPLDLLKKLDLPELTFPVLGMQVGVPDQKPQLKPRLPYKFTCFEGKYNKDFNVKELKDYDQVVTTYYDLRDANRRIDSFTKQITGAKLNNHETDRDQLPKELHKQGLCLDWK; from the coding sequence ATGATACATAACGAAACAATCGACACGCAATTAAATCACCGTTCTATTAGAAAATTTAAGGATCAAACTTTGACTAAAGAACAACTTGAAACTTTGTATTCTGTCTTTGGTCAAACTCCAACCAGCATGTTTATGCAAAATGCTAGCTTACTGCACGTTACCGATCCTGAAGAAAAGAAGCGAATTCAAAAGTTATGTAACCAAAAATATGTTGGTGCAGAAGGCGATTTATTTATTTTTATCGTTGACTTGTACCGTAACCAACAAATTAGAAAGCAACTTGGCAAAGACGACGGCCGTGTTCACACGACTGATATCTTTTTCCAAGCGATGGAAGATACGCTGCTTGCTTTTCAAAATGTCGCTAATGCGGTAGAAAGTATGGGCTTAGGCTATGTGCCACTTGGTACGGTTAACGATCATCCGTTGGATTTGCTTAAGAAGCTTGATTTGCCTGAGTTGACTTTTCCAGTGTTGGGGATGCAAGTAGGTGTGCCTGATCAAAAGCCACAATTGAAGCCACGTTTGCCATACAAGTTCACTTGCTTTGAAGGCAAATACAATAAAGATTTCAATGTTAAGGAGCTTAAGGACTACGACCAAGTGGTCACTACTTATTACGATTTGCGGGATGCCAACCGCAGAATCGATTCTTTCACCAAGCAAATCACTGGTGCCAAGCTTAATAATCACGAAACTGACCGTGATCAATTACCAAAAGAACTTCACAAACAAGGTCTCTGTTTAGACTGGAAGTAG
- a CDS encoding MIP/aquaporin family protein: MSGFIGEFFGTMILIVFGTGCGAAINLKKSYAKGSNWLYVSLAWGMAVTFGVYAAANLGSQGHLNPAVTIGFACFGFFPWHEVLPYLLGQFLGAFVGAVLVAIQFYPHFKETKTAEEGNNVGIFATGPAIKNNLFNFLSETIATFFFVFTLLNLGDFDKGLKPIAVGLLIMVVGQALGGTTGFALNPARDWSPRFAYTVLPIPNKSDANWSYAWVPMFGPLVGGILAGALQYLLIK; encoded by the coding sequence ATGTCAGGATTTATTGGTGAATTTTTTGGAACGATGATCTTGATTGTTTTTGGTACTGGTTGTGGAGCAGCAATCAATCTAAAAAAATCTTATGCGAAGGGTTCAAATTGGTTGTATGTTTCACTTGCGTGGGGTATGGCTGTAACTTTTGGTGTTTATGCAGCGGCTAACTTAGGTTCACAAGGACATTTAAATCCTGCGGTAACTATTGGCTTCGCTTGCTTTGGCTTTTTCCCATGGCATGAAGTATTGCCTTATTTGCTAGGTCAATTCTTGGGTGCTTTTGTAGGTGCTGTATTGGTAGCTATTCAATTCTATCCTCACTTTAAAGAAACTAAAACAGCAGAGGAAGGAAATAATGTAGGTATTTTTGCTACTGGCCCTGCAATTAAGAATAATCTGTTCAACTTTTTAAGTGAAACTATTGCCACTTTCTTCTTTGTTTTCACTTTACTTAATTTAGGTGACTTTGATAAAGGCTTAAAACCAATTGCAGTAGGACTTTTAATCATGGTTGTTGGTCAAGCCCTAGGTGGGACTACTGGTTTTGCTTTAAATCCAGCTCGTGATTGGTCTCCAAGGTTTGCTTATACAGTCTTACCAATTCCTAATAAGTCAGATGCAAATTGGAGTTATGCTTGGGTGCCGATGTTTGGCCCACTTGTAGGCGGTATCCTAGCTGGTGCTTTACAATATTTGTTAATCAAATAA
- a CDS encoding TetR/AcrR family transcriptional regulator, producing MMKQDLRSIRSVANIKKAFVDLLQEKPFEKIKVSEIARKAGIDRQTFYLHFVDKYDLLDKMNKEFLQVYKTILVERLEGDNSFALEKLEKIYQGNLPYLKEHRLEVLSLLKIDTGRICLKRDLRKMLIDKYQKITGEALTSFQQDMLATLYVDSFITFIKEDRKISEKEIEDLLIKIREFIS from the coding sequence ATGATGAAACAAGATTTAAGAAGCATTCGTTCAGTAGCGAACATCAAAAAAGCATTTGTAGACTTATTGCAAGAAAAGCCTTTTGAGAAGATCAAGGTTAGTGAAATAGCTAGAAAAGCCGGGATTGATCGTCAGACTTTTTATCTCCATTTTGTGGATAAATATGACTTGCTTGATAAGATGAATAAGGAATTTCTCCAGGTGTATAAGACAATCTTGGTTGAGCGACTAGAGGGCGACAACTCCTTTGCTTTGGAAAAATTGGAGAAGATTTATCAAGGTAATTTGCCATATTTGAAAGAACATCGTCTGGAAGTTTTGAGCTTGCTTAAGATTGACACTGGTAGAATTTGCTTAAAGCGTGATTTAAGAAAAATGTTAATTGATAAGTATCAGAAAATAACTGGTGAAGCTTTGACTTCTTTCCAGCAGGATATGCTGGCCACTTTATATGTTGATAGTTTTATCACTTTTATTAAAGAAGATAGAAAGATCAGCGAGAAAGAAATTGAGGATTTGTTGATTAAAATTCGTGAGTTCATCTCCTAG